A single Marinitoga aeolica DNA region contains:
- the dnaE gene encoding DNA polymerase III subunit alpha codes for MKILGPVVTSKSIGKSYIQLRDLIPLAKKFHYDGIALFEDHPKSWISFISLCNKYKLKPIILFEKGDRIYVPKNSNDLKKLIKFYNGIEIKFPSIEKDYILKKIVYPTKRFSELTNDIEGDYIKKDYGIENYVDKRLYNYIIKTKFDYKISEFYIGIPKMGGFKKLYETILPLISKLPDNYVERLRSELEVIRKLNVSDYILSVKKIIDIAKKTGSLVGPGRGSAVGSLVAYLLGITLIDPIKYNLYFERFLNVSRQELPDIDIDVESEKRDLIIENLSREFEIAQVRTYVKMKSKSVFKKLKEFLEVDYSNRFKKPIRSPENIHLYKNPQFKDYYILAFYLEGLEIAESVHAAGIILSDKPLKDHIPLDLSRKVSITLWEMDELKEIGIEKFDLLSLDTLSLLKKFDFKYSKYHFQNLNNKKVYEIISKGLTEGIFQLESNLAKKLAKKLKPKNFDELYILLALNRPGPLNSGMFDEYLEGNSKEYLKKLLSETKGVIIFQEQVMYLAQKLGGLTPYESDNFRKAIAKKNVEKIENLKSKFISNAAKIIGINEAKKLYSKIENFAQYAFNKSHSVAYAHLSYWITEIKSLHPEKFYLEYIKYKGFSFELFNEIKLMNINLDIPSINHPIGLTKKNHITLPLRIIKGVGEFAEKRILEDIQKNGKYISFEDFIKRSKNIGITRNIIEQMIKGGTFDIFDKNRRKLFRKISEIEMYASEDSKKILSNVFGENIENNDKKITTSKEDIINFEKEVFGFSISIQSMS; via the coding sequence TTGAAGATATTAGGTCCTGTTGTTACCTCTAAATCAATAGGAAAATCGTATATACAATTAAGGGATTTAATACCTTTAGCAAAAAAATTTCATTATGATGGAATCGCATTATTTGAAGATCATCCAAAATCATGGATTAGTTTTATTTCATTGTGCAATAAATACAAACTAAAACCTATCATACTATTTGAAAAAGGGGATAGGATTTATGTTCCTAAAAATTCTAATGATCTAAAAAAGTTAATCAAATTTTATAACGGAATTGAAATTAAATTTCCATCTATTGAAAAAGATTATATTTTAAAAAAGATTGTCTATCCAACAAAAAGATTTTCAGAATTGACAAATGATATCGAAGGTGATTATATAAAAAAAGATTATGGAATAGAAAATTATGTAGATAAGAGATTATATAATTATATTATAAAAACAAAATTTGATTATAAAATCTCAGAATTTTACATTGGTATTCCTAAAATGGGAGGTTTTAAAAAATTATATGAAACAATCTTGCCTTTAATAAGCAAATTACCAGATAATTATGTTGAAAGGTTAAGAAGCGAATTAGAAGTTATAAGAAAATTAAATGTATCTGATTATATTTTATCAGTAAAAAAAATAATAGATATAGCAAAAAAAACAGGCAGTCTTGTTGGACCTGGAAGAGGTTCTGCTGTAGGATCTCTCGTAGCTTATTTGTTAGGAATAACACTTATAGATCCGATAAAATACAATCTATATTTTGAAAGATTTTTAAATGTTTCCCGACAAGAGCTTCCTGACATTGATATTGATGTAGAGTCAGAAAAAAGAGACTTAATTATAGAAAATCTTTCAAGGGAATTTGAAATAGCTCAGGTTAGAACATATGTAAAAATGAAAAGCAAAAGTGTATTCAAAAAATTAAAAGAATTTTTAGAGGTCGATTACTCAAATAGGTTTAAAAAACCCATAAGATCTCCTGAAAATATTCATTTATATAAAAATCCCCAATTTAAAGACTATTATATTCTTGCATTCTATTTAGAAGGATTAGAAATTGCTGAATCCGTTCATGCTGCCGGAATAATCTTATCTGACAAACCTCTAAAAGATCATATTCCTCTTGATTTATCGAGAAAAGTCTCTATAACTTTATGGGAAATGGATGAATTAAAAGAAATTGGTATAGAAAAATTCGATTTATTATCCCTTGATACCCTTTCTCTACTAAAAAAATTCGATTTTAAATATTCAAAATATCATTTTCAAAATTTAAATAACAAAAAAGTTTATGAAATAATATCAAAAGGTTTAACTGAAGGAATATTTCAACTTGAATCCAATCTTGCTAAAAAATTAGCTAAAAAGTTAAAGCCAAAAAATTTTGATGAGTTGTATATTCTTCTAGCATTAAATAGGCCAGGTCCATTAAATTCTGGAATGTTCGATGAATATCTTGAAGGTAACAGTAAAGAATATTTAAAAAAACTTCTATCGGAAACAAAGGGAGTTATTATATTTCAGGAACAAGTTATGTATTTAGCTCAAAAATTGGGCGGATTAACTCCTTATGAATCCGATAATTTTAGAAAAGCTATTGCTAAAAAGAATGTTGAAAAAATTGAAAATTTAAAATCAAAATTTATTTCTAACGCTGCTAAAATAATTGGTATTAATGAAGCAAAAAAATTGTATTCTAAAATTGAAAATTTTGCTCAATATGCATTTAATAAATCTCATAGTGTTGCTTATGCCCATTTAAGCTATTGGATTACTGAAATAAAAAGTTTACATCCAGAAAAATTTTATCTTGAATACATTAAATATAAAGGTTTTTCTTTTGAGCTTTTTAATGAAATAAAACTTATGAATATAAACCTAGATATTCCTTCTATAAACCATCCTATAGGATTAACTAAAAAAAATCATATAACTTTACCTCTACGAATAATAAAAGGTGTAGGAGAATTCGCAGAAAAGCGTATTTTAGAAGATATTCAAAAAAATGGGAAATATATATCATTTGAAGATTTCATAAAAAGGTCAAAAAATATTGGGATAACAAGAAATATTATTGAACAAATGATTAAAGGTGGAACTTTTGATATATTTGATAAAAATAGAAGAAAATTATTTAGAAAAATTTCAGAAATTGAAATGTATGCTAGTGAAGATTCTAAAAAAATATTATCCAACGTTTTTGGAGAAAATATTGAAAATAATGATAAGAAAATCACAACCTCAAAAGAAGATATAATTAATTTTGAAAAAGAAGTTTTCGGTTTTAGTATTTCTATACAGAGTATGTCTTGA
- a CDS encoding ribosome maturation factor RimP has protein sequence MNNIKDLIKEKADEIAKKMDLEIFDISLKKVRKKLKLEIIIDKLNGYVGIDECEIFSREIESYLDEKDLIETSYDLIVSSPGLDRPLRNLNDYIRFKGNLAKIILRERIENRTAIKGYIVNIENDIILVKEKDGGKLIKIPYAKILRANLEIDL, from the coding sequence ATGAATAATATTAAAGACCTGATAAAAGAAAAAGCTGATGAAATCGCTAAAAAAATGGATTTAGAAATTTTTGACATTTCTCTAAAGAAAGTGAGAAAAAAGTTGAAATTAGAAATAATAATAGATAAATTAAATGGTTATGTTGGAATAGACGAGTGTGAAATTTTTTCCAGGGAAATTGAATCTTATTTAGACGAAAAAGACCTTATAGAAACTTCTTATGATTTAATAGTTAGTTCTCCAGGATTAGATAGACCTTTAAGAAATTTAAACGATTATATTCGTTTTAAAGGTAACCTTGCAAAAATTATATTAAGAGAGAGAATCGAAAATAGAACTGCTATAAAAGGTTATATTGTGAATATTGAAAATGATATTATTCTCGTAAAAGAAAAAGATGGCGGAAAATTGATAAAAATACCTTATGCTAAAATACTTAGAGCAAATCTGGAAATAGATTTATAG
- a CDS encoding Fur family transcriptional regulator: protein MSQQVLKKVLRDKKQRMTAQRELILKIFMESKGRLMSLDDVYMNIRKRKNHKTSKMTVKRGIDLLEELGIIRKVNFEDGTPRYELIEEIENEPKVLFICENCGKAVKLDLDKDKIKSILPYENIEIKDFDLKIYGMCSECK from the coding sequence ATGTCCCAACAGGTTTTGAAAAAAGTTCTCAGAGATAAAAAACAAAGAATGACAGCACAAAGAGAGTTGATTTTAAAAATATTTATGGAATCAAAAGGAAGATTAATGAGTTTAGATGATGTTTATATGAATATTAGAAAAAGAAAAAACCATAAAACAAGTAAAATGACTGTTAAAAGGGGTATTGATCTTTTAGAAGAATTAGGAATTATAAGAAAAGTCAATTTTGAAGACGGAACACCCAGATATGAGTTAATAGAAGAAATAGAAAATGAACCAAAAGTATTGTTCATATGTGAAAATTGTGGAAAAGCTGTGAAACTTGACCTTGATAAAGATAAAATTAAAAGCATATTACCTTACGAAAATATCGAAATTAAAGACTTTGATTTAAAGATATATGGAATGTGCTCAGAATGCAAATAA
- the nrdR gene encoding transcriptional regulator NrdR, whose translation MKCPYCGFEETRVLDSRTIAEGTVTRRRRECLRCNSRFTTYERYETHKIFVIKKNGQREIFDRQKILNGLIKACHKRAISYEQIENLVAEIEEKIRKMGTSEIESVKIGDMIMNELKKIDHVAYVRFASVYKEFGDLDHFVKIINDLRKKEN comes from the coding sequence ATGAAATGCCCTTATTGTGGTTTCGAAGAAACCAGGGTTTTAGATTCTCGAACAATTGCAGAAGGTACTGTGACGCGAAGGAGACGTGAATGTTTAAGATGTAATAGCAGATTCACAACTTATGAAAGATACGAAACTCATAAAATCTTTGTAATTAAAAAGAACGGGCAAAGGGAAATTTTCGATAGACAAAAAATTTTAAATGGTCTCATAAAGGCTTGTCATAAACGAGCTATAAGTTATGAACAAATTGAAAATTTAGTAGCCGAAATAGAAGAAAAAATTAGAAAAATGGGAACATCAGAAATTGAAAGCGTTAAAATTGGTGATATGATCATGAACGAATTAAAAAAAATAGATCATGTTGCTTATGTTAGATTTGCTTCTGTTTACAAAGAGTTTGGGGATTTAGATCATTTCGTAAAAATAATAAATGACTTAAGAAAAAAAGAAAATTAA
- the nusA gene encoding transcription termination factor NusA → MNVVLIEALEELEREKDIKKEVLLEIIEKAIEKAYKNNYEMENVEVVVDKNHGEISIYQILKVVEKVENEGEEISIEDAKKINSKVQIGDLVKKKINPKKEFKRIAAQTAKQVIKQSIREIEKENLYHKYSPLEGKITTAEVLLVTNEYADIRIGKLETKLPKKEWIPNESLYSGDIIKVYIKNIQKTTKGPKILVTRSAPEFVEELFKMNIPEIEDGIVKIKKVYREPGIRSKIAVYSEDPKIDPVGACIGENGVRISQILEDLKNLEKIDVIKWSDNIEELIKNALAPAQVLNIKLDKKNKMALVHVPENQLSLAIGKGGQNARAAAKITGWKIDIHTV, encoded by the coding sequence ATGAATGTTGTTTTAATTGAAGCTTTAGAAGAATTAGAAAGGGAAAAGGATATAAAAAAAGAAGTGTTGCTAGAAATTATTGAAAAAGCCATTGAAAAGGCTTATAAAAATAATTATGAAATGGAAAATGTTGAAGTAGTAGTTGACAAAAATCATGGTGAAATCAGTATATATCAGATATTAAAGGTTGTTGAAAAGGTTGAAAATGAAGGAGAGGAAATATCTATTGAAGATGCAAAAAAAATTAATTCAAAAGTCCAAATAGGTGATTTAGTAAAGAAAAAAATTAACCCTAAAAAAGAATTCAAAAGAATAGCGGCTCAAACTGCAAAACAAGTAATTAAACAAAGTATAAGAGAAATAGAAAAAGAAAACTTATATCATAAATACTCTCCACTTGAAGGTAAAATTACAACTGCCGAGGTATTGTTAGTAACAAATGAATATGCTGATATAAGAATAGGCAAATTAGAAACAAAATTACCTAAAAAAGAATGGATTCCAAATGAATCATTATATTCTGGAGATATTATAAAAGTATATATAAAAAATATTCAAAAAACTACAAAAGGTCCAAAAATTTTGGTAACAAGAAGTGCTCCAGAGTTTGTTGAAGAATTATTTAAAATGAATATTCCAGAAATTGAAGATGGTATTGTAAAAATTAAAAAAGTTTATAGAGAACCCGGAATTAGAAGTAAAATAGCTGTATATTCTGAAGATCCAAAAATAGACCCAGTTGGAGCATGTATTGGTGAAAATGGTGTTAGAATTAGTCAAATATTAGAAGATTTAAAAAACTTAGAAAAAATAGATGTTATAAAATGGTCTGATAATATTGAAGAATTAATAAAAAACGCACTTGCTCCCGCTCAGGTCTTAAATATAAAATTAGATAAGAAAAACAAAATGGCTCTGGTTCATGTGCCAGAAAATCAACTCTCTCTGGCAATAGGTAAAGGTGGTCAAAACGCAAGAGCTGCTGCCAAAATTACCGGTTGGAAAATAGATATACACACTGTTTGA
- the greA gene encoding transcription elongation factor GreA, which produces MIPGEKIQLTREGYESLIKEKEALKNKLMTEIAERIKEARELGDLSENSEYEEAKNEQGKIDSRIKEIDYILENAEVIDESESNNEEVNLGNTVIVKDLKKNIEETYKIVNSQEADIFSEPKKISSESPLGRALLKKRIGDRIKFKTPLNKERELEILAILKYGGA; this is translated from the coding sequence ATGATTCCAGGTGAGAAAATACAATTAACCAGAGAAGGTTATGAAAGTTTAATAAAAGAGAAAGAAGCACTAAAAAATAAATTAATGACAGAAATAGCTGAAAGAATTAAAGAAGCAAGAGAACTCGGAGATTTATCTGAAAATAGTGAATATGAAGAAGCGAAAAACGAACAAGGTAAAATAGATTCAAGAATTAAAGAAATAGATTATATCCTGGAAAATGCTGAAGTTATTGATGAATCGGAAAGCAATAATGAAGAGGTAAATTTAGGAAATACTGTTATAGTTAAAGATTTAAAAAAGAATATTGAAGAAACCTATAAAATTGTTAATTCTCAAGAAGCAGATATTTTTTCAGAACCTAAAAAAATTAGCTCCGAATCGCCACTAGGAAGGGCTTTATTAAAAAAGAGAATTGGTGATAGAATTAAGTTTAAAACGCCACTAAATAAAGAAAGAGAACTTGAAATTTTAGCTATATTAAAATATGGAGGTGCTTGA
- the rpmB gene encoding 50S ribosomal protein L28, which produces MARVCEVCGKRPTAGNSVAHSKVTTRRWWKPNIQKVKVVLEDGTVKRMNVCTSCLKAGKVKRAI; this is translated from the coding sequence ATGGCTAGAGTATGTGAAGTGTGTGGTAAAAGACCAACAGCTGGAAATAGTGTTGCTCACTCAAAAGTAACAACAAGAAGATGGTGGAAACCAAATATCCAAAAAGTAAAAGTTGTTTTAGAAGATGGTACTGTTAAAAGAATGAATGTATGCACAAGCTGTTTAAAAGCTGGAAAAGTTAAAAGAGCTATATAA
- the lysS gene encoding lysine--tRNA ligase translates to MEVLDLSDLREQRLKLIEEIRKEGRNPYPYRFEKDMKVEEIKEKYNNISDGELLENEVFKFAGRVMSIRKHGKSAFIVLKDDTGRIQAYIRKDKVQDGKFDEFKKYMDIGDWIGIEGFPFKTHTGELTLLVLDFEILSKALRPLPEKWHGLKDKEVKYRQRYVDMIANDESLKTFVTRFKAIRYIREFLNSKGFIEVETPILHPILGGANARPFITHLNVYDTNMYLRIAPELYLKRLVVGGMEKIYEIGKNFRNEGVSYKHNPEFSMMELYQAYADYTDMMKITEDVLSYVVEKIHGTTKINYQGVEIDFKPPFKRVKMRDFIKEHLGVDILEDPDEKLVEVLEKNGVEVMVEDKGHYIDELWSLVEDKIVQPTFVLEHPVEISPLAKRHREDPRVTERFELIIYGRELANAFSELNDPVDQMQRFKKQVELKEKGDEEAQMMDLDFVRALEYGLPPTGGLGIGIDRFVMFLTNAETIRDVIAYPIVKPMKFEDEEKLMESDE, encoded by the coding sequence ATGGAGGTGCTTGATTTGAGCGATTTAAGAGAACAAAGATTAAAATTAATTGAAGAGATAAGAAAAGAAGGAAGAAATCCATATCCTTATAGATTTGAAAAGGATATGAAAGTTGAAGAGATTAAAGAGAAATATAACAATATTTCTGACGGTGAATTATTAGAAAATGAAGTATTTAAATTTGCAGGAAGAGTAATGTCAATAAGGAAACATGGAAAATCCGCTTTCATTGTTTTAAAAGATGATACAGGTAGGATTCAAGCTTATATAAGAAAAGATAAGGTTCAAGATGGAAAATTTGATGAATTTAAAAAATATATGGATATTGGTGATTGGATTGGAATAGAAGGATTTCCTTTTAAAACTCATACAGGCGAATTGACATTATTAGTACTTGATTTTGAAATTCTTTCTAAAGCATTAAGGCCTTTGCCAGAAAAATGGCATGGTTTAAAGGATAAAGAAGTAAAATATAGACAGAGATATGTTGATATGATAGCAAATGATGAAAGCTTAAAAACATTTGTTACACGATTTAAAGCTATTAGATATATAAGAGAGTTCTTAAACTCAAAAGGTTTTATCGAAGTAGAAACTCCTATTTTACATCCTATTTTAGGAGGAGCAAATGCAAGACCTTTTATTACACATTTAAATGTTTATGACACTAATATGTATTTAAGAATTGCACCAGAATTATATTTAAAAAGATTAGTTGTTGGTGGTATGGAAAAAATTTACGAGATTGGAAAAAATTTCAGAAATGAAGGAGTATCTTATAAACACAATCCAGAGTTTTCAATGATGGAATTATATCAGGCATATGCTGATTATACTGATATGATGAAAATTACAGAAGACGTTTTGTCTTATGTTGTCGAAAAAATACATGGTACAACAAAAATAAATTATCAAGGTGTTGAAATTGATTTTAAACCACCATTTAAAAGAGTAAAAATGAGAGATTTTATCAAAGAACATCTTGGAGTTGATATATTAGAAGATCCTGATGAAAAATTAGTTGAAGTTTTAGAAAAAAATGGTGTAGAGGTAATGGTTGAAGATAAAGGTCATTATATTGATGAATTATGGTCTTTAGTAGAAGATAAGATTGTTCAACCAACATTCGTATTAGAACATCCTGTAGAAATATCACCATTGGCAAAAAGACATAGGGAAGATCCAAGAGTTACAGAAAGATTTGAATTAATTATATATGGAAGAGAATTAGCTAATGCTTTTAGCGAATTAAATGATCCTGTTGATCAAATGCAAAGATTTAAAAAGCAGGTGGAATTAAAAGAAAAAGGTGATGAGGAAGCTCAGATGATGGATTTAGATTTTGTTAGAGCTTTAGAATATGGTCTTCCACCAACTGGCGGTTTAGGTATTGGAATTGATAGATTTGTAATGTTCCTTACAAATGCAGAAACAATAAGGGATGTTATAGCTTACCCAATAGTTAAACCTATGAAATTTGAAGACGAAGAAAAATTAATGGAATCCGACGAATAA